The genome window CTGGTCATTATACTGCATTCCTAATAGGTTTTTGTGACATGATATGTACGTTGGTCTATTCTCTACATGTCAAAGATATTTATTGCTTCATTCTGCGCATCATGAAAGGTATATTTGTAAAAGATGATTGATATGGTTGTATTGATCTTTCACCGTTATTAGATATATTGGTATTAAGGGAGAGTGTTAAGATAATATTAGTATTTGCTTATCATGAGTTTAAACAATAATAAGGGGTGCGATCTTCCTTTCGAGTGCACTTAAGAATGAGCAGCAGATTAGCTGCAAAGTATTTGACGAGGAGTTGTAATAAGATTTTATTATGTTTCGAGTTACTATGATTGTTTGATTGGTGTTTGACTTCCATCTGATACTTCTCCTTTCCGAACCTGTATCTCGACATGCTGATACTTCTCTTGCTGCCTTCGTCTTCCTCAGCTGACCCCGGGCAACACTCAACTGTTGGCCTAACGGTCTTTATTCCCTTACCTAATTAACTGGTCATCCTTTCTTGGCCCTGTTGGTTACTCAATTCTCGTGTCACTGTTGCTTCTTCACTTGTTCTCTGCCCATCTTTTTGAGCCTTATCAGGTGCTGCAGATTACCCGTATCAGATGTAGCTACGAACGAGAGAAAGAGTTCGTCGTATAATCTTCTTCATTGGAAGCTTGAAGTTGTACCACTTAGGATGGATGTGTGCATGTCGAGTGCTTTGGCCATTACAAGAAGTGGTGCCGctgccgctgcaactgctgcgtcCACTGCCATTCCACCCACGCCGCCGCTGACCCTTCTGGAGTCCACGAATACGACCCCTCGATTGCCCCGCCCCACAGGGTTCGCCACGTCCTCTCCGGAGCCTCGCTCGGCTCCTCCGCCGTCCCATGCGCCGGCCTCCGCCTGCAGTACTCCTCCCTCACGCAGCGGGGCTACTACCCCGGCTGGCCGGACCGCGCCAACCAGGACAGCTTCTACGTGAAGACGCAATTCCAGGGCAACCCGGACCTCCACTTCTTCGGCGTGTTCGACGGCCACGGCGACCTCGGCGCCCAGTGCTCCGCGTTCGTCCGCGACAGGCTCACGGACATCTTGGCCGGTGACCCTCGCCTGTGGGAAAACACCACGGAAGCATACCGCTCGGCCTTCGCCGCCACGAACATGGCGCTCCACGACAGCGAGATCGACGATTCCTCGAGCGGCACCACCGCGATCACAGTTCTCGTTCGGGGGGACACCCTCGTCGTGGCGAACGTGGGGGACTCGCGGGCGGTGGCAGGCGTTTGGGACGGAGATCGCGTGGTGGCGGAGGACCTGTCGAGCGACCATAAGCCGCTCCGGGAGGACGAGCGCGAGAGGTTGAGGCAGTACGGGGCGATGGTGTCGGGGGAGGAGGATCCCGACGAACGGAGCTTGAGCGACGATGAGGAGACATACATACCCAACACACCGAGGCTGTGGGGGCGGTACTTCGGATTGGCTTTATCGAGGAGCTTCGGAGACTCGGACTTGGAGAGCGTCGGCTTGATCGCTGTGCCGGAGCTGAAGGTGGTGAAACTAACCGCAAACCATTCGTTCTTCGTGGTGGCCAGCGATGGGGTCTTCGACTTCCTCTCAAGTCAAGCCGTGGTCGACATGGTACAGTAGGAATCGTAGCTTCGTTTGAGCTCTCTTCGTTGTCTCTTACAGATACATGCCTGTTATCGCAGGTGTCCTGTTTCGCGGATCCTCGGGATGCCTGTTCTGCCATTGCTGCCCGGTCTTACCAGTCGTGGTTACGGCATGGACGACGGCATGGACGACGGCTTGGACGAAGAACCGATGATATCACCATCATCATCGTTCAACTTAAAGATTTGGCTGAGGGGGATTCAACTAcataacgatgatgatgatgatcgctATGGCAATATGTATCTCTATCTTATTAGTATATTATTATGTACACTATTTAAatttaacataataaaaaaagaaacgcACAGAATACTAAATTTACATCGAAATATACTACGAAATTAAAATTAAATGGAGATGGAACAAAGAACTCTTATTCCACATGAATGTTGCGTCATTTCTGTGCGAGGATTATAAAGACGATGAATTGATGATGCGATAGAATTGCATCACCAATGTGTTTTTGTGACATCCACTGATCACATCTAATTTTTGTTGAAAGTTATATGATCGGTAGCCGTGATTCGAGTCGGAAACAAAAGTGGCTGGAAATCGCCGAGGCCACGCGCAGGGTTCGGAGATAAGATGTCGGCTCATTGTGACCGCAATCGTGCCACGTGGGCCGACGCTACCCCTTCGATCGTACGTTTATGATCCTCCCGTGTGCATCACAAGAGGTGCCCAATGGTGATGTGTGAATTTACTTTTATATCCTTCGGACGCTGCAGCCGAGCGTGTGAGATCGAATGCCATTTCGTTGTCGAGGAGGGCAATTATGTCAattagttttttttgtttttatttcgtATTTTCTTGAGGTCCGAGGCGCTTTCGCCTCTCGGACTTCCTCATATCTCGCAGGAGAGCGAATCATAACACGGCAAAcacaaacaaagaagaagaagaagaagaccgacCAGAATTTATCAGCATTTAATTGAAGGTGAGTTGATTCCAATCTCTTCTTGTTCTGCAAATAACTCTTTTGATCGCGTTCGATGATCAAGAGTACCGGATCAAGTCATAGTGATCTCGAGATCATGTTCTTGTCTTCTTCTCATATAGTATGAAGCATCAGCAGTTCTCATGCTTCATTCGTCTGTCTAATTCAGAAGAAGATGCCGTATTCGGCCACGAAGGGCGTATGCGCGCGTTCCATGACGTATTTATACGTACAGAAGAGGCCGACGGCCATGGAATGGCCCCCCGTGGAAGAGCTGAGGAGGAGGGAGGGGGTGGGTCGCTGGGGCGCCGAGCGTCGCAGCTTGGCTAGGCGTCGAGCTCAAGCCGTGAGGTGCGAGGGGTGTAATGTGTCGGAGCCACGGTCAGGTCGTAGCAGGAGCTGGACCCGCAAACGGCTCCAAGCCGTCGCCTCCCCCGTGCCCACCACCACCAAGGTATGTCTTCCGAGTCACCGATACAGCCACGTCATGGCGCTGTCTAAATTTACTTATACACCCCCTATAAACCAACGCAATCAATCTGAAGCCGACTGCTACTGTATGTTCTCAGCGAGTGTTCACCTTCGGGAAGGGGAAGAGTGAAGGCGACAAGAGCATGAAGTCTCTGGTAAGTGCATGCCAGTCGCTGGCTGTGTGCATGCATGGGGTGTTGACTGTTGCATCATGCAAACTTGCGTACGTGGCAGCTGGGCGGGAAAGGAGCGAACCTGGCGGAGATGGCGAGCATCGGGCTGTCGGTGCCGCCGGGCTTCACCGTGTCGACGGAGGCCTGCCAGGAGTACCAGGAAGGCGGCCGAAAGCTTCCGGATGGACTCTGGGAGGAGATACTGGAAGGGCTGAGTGCCGTGGAGGAGGTCATGGGGGCTCGTCTCGGTGACCCTTCCAAGCCCCTCCTCCTCTCCGTCCGCTCCGGCGCCGCGGTAGATCGATACTCGTAGCTATATCAGAGTATTGCATGCTTGCTCTTGTGCGG of Musa acuminata AAA Group cultivar baxijiao chromosome BXJ2-3, Cavendish_Baxijiao_AAA, whole genome shotgun sequence contains these proteins:
- the LOC135607612 gene encoding probable protein phosphatase 2C 35 — protein: MSDVIRRYDPTPCEQAYQDGCVHVECFGHYKKWCRCRCNCCVHCHSTHAAADPSGVHEYDPSIAPPHRVRHVLSGASLGSSAVPCAGLRLQYSSLTQRGYYPGWPDRANQDSFYVKTQFQGNPDLHFFGVFDGHGDLGAQCSAFVRDRLTDILAGDPRLWENTTEAYRSAFAATNMALHDSEIDDSSSGTTAITVLVRGDTLVVANVGDSRAVAGVWDGDRVVAEDLSSDHKPLREDERERLRQYGAMVSGEEDPDERSLSDDEETYIPNTPRLWGRYFGLALSRSFGDSDLESVGLIAVPELKVVKLTANHSFFVVASDGVFDFLSSQAVVDMVQ